CGACCTGGCGCAGGGGTTGCACGCTGCCGGGGTGGCCATCGTGTCCACCGGGTCCACCGCAGCAAAGATCGCCGCGGCCGGCGTGCCGGTGACGCCGGTGGAGGAGCTCACCGGGTTCCCGGAGTGCCTGGAGGGTCGGGTGAAGACGCTGCACCCGCGGGTGCACGCCGGGATCCTGGCCGACCTGCGCAAGGAGGAGCACGCCGCGCAGCTCGCCGAGCTCGGGGTGGAGGCCTTCGAACTGGTCGTGGTCAACCTCTACCCGTTCACCGAGACGGTGGCCTCCGGCGCCGAGCCCGACGAGTGCGTGGAGCAGATCGACATCGGCGGGCCGTCCATGGTCCGCGCGGCGGCGAAGAACCACCCGTCGGTGGCCGTGGTGGTCGACCCGGCCCGCTACGGCGAGGCGCTCGACGCGGTCAACTCCGGCGGCTTCACCCTGTCCGCCCGGCAACGGCTGGCGGCGGCCGCGTTCCAGCACACCGCCGAGTACGACGTGGCCGTGGCCTCCTGGATGAGCTCGCAGTTCCCCGACGACCCGGACCAGCCCTGGCCGTCGTGGACGGGGGACACCTGGACCCGGGCCGCCGTGCTGCGCTACGGGGAGAACCCGCACCAGTACGCGGCGCTGTACAAGGGCCGCCGCCAGGGCCTGGCCGGCGCCGAACAGCTGCACGGCAAGGAGATGTCCTACAACAACTACGTCGACACTGACGCGGCCGTGCGGGCCGTGTACGACTTCGTGATCCCGTGTGTGGCGATCATCAAGCACACCAACCCGTGTGGCATCGCGGTCGCCTGGGACATCGCCGAGGCGCACCGGCTGGCCAATGCCTGCGATCCGGTCTCCGCCTTCGGCGGGGTCATCGCCAGCAACCGCGCGATAACCCTGGAGATGGCCGAACAGATCGCCGAGGTGTTCACCGAGGTGGTGTGCGCGCCGGAGTTCGAGCCGGATGCGCTGGAGCTGCTGCGCAGCAAGAAGAACCTGCGGCTGCTGCAGCTGCCGTTCCCGCCGCGCGACGGCCTGGAGTTCCGCCCGATCTCCGGTGGGGTGCTGGTGCAGACCTGGGACCGCCTCGACGGCGAGGGTGACGGCCCGTCAGAATGGCAGATCGTCATCGGGAAGCCTTCCGACCAGGACACCATGGCTGACCTGGAGTTCGCCTGGCGGGCCGTCCGCGCGGTGAAGTCCAACGCCATCCTGCTGGCCCACGACGGCGCCACCGTCGGGATCGGCATGGGCCAGGTGAACCGGGTGGATTCCGCACGCCTTGCGGTGTCCCGGGCCGGGGATCGGGCCGTCGGCTCGGTCGCCGCCTCCGACGCGTTCTTCCCGTTCCCCGACGGCCTGCAGGTGCTGGTCGACGCCGGGGTCAAAGCCGTCGTCCAGCCGGGTGGATCGGTCCGCGACGAAGAGGTGATCGAGGCGGCGAAGAAGGCCGGGATCACCATGTACTTCACCGGGACCCGGCACTTCGCCCACTAGTCCGGTGACCAGTCCGGTGCAGCCGACGCCGTTGCTCGCGGCGCTGGAGCGACTGCGGTTGGACGGGGCGATCTTCTTCCGGGCCGAGTTCACCGAGAGCTGGGCGCTGCACTCCCCGGTGCGGGACATGACCGGTGTGATCCGGCCCGGCGCCGATCGGCTGATCCTGTTCCACATCGTGGCCGCCGGTCGGTGCTGGGTGGAAGTCGAGGGCGGCGAGCGACACTGGGCCGGTCGCGGCGACGTGATCGTGCTGCCCTACGGCGACGACTACGTGATGGGTGGCGTGGGCCCGGCCGAGCGCGTGCCGCTGGTGACCCTGATGGCGCGTCCGCCGTGGGAGACCATGCCGGTGCTCGTGCACGGCGCGGGTGGCGCGCGCACCGACGTGGTGTGTGGGTACTTGTACTCCGAGGACCCGCTGTTCGACCCGAACCTGCGCGCGTTCCCGCCCGCCTTCGTGGTGACGCTGCCCGACGGACCGGCCAAGACCTGGGTGCGGGCCGGCATCGAACTCGCCCTGGCCACCACCGGGCGCACGCTGCCGTCGGACCCGGTCTCCACGCGGTTGCCGGAGTTGTTGCTGATCGAGGTGCTGCGGGTGCACCTGGCCGATGCCCCGGCCACGGACCACGGGTGGGTCGC
This is a stretch of genomic DNA from Sporichthyaceae bacterium. It encodes these proteins:
- the purH gene encoding bifunctional phosphoribosylaminoimidazolecarboxamide formyltransferase/IMP cyclohydrolase → MSESEDRRAVRRALVSVFDKTGLIDLAQGLHAAGVAIVSTGSTAAKIAAAGVPVTPVEELTGFPECLEGRVKTLHPRVHAGILADLRKEEHAAQLAELGVEAFELVVVNLYPFTETVASGAEPDECVEQIDIGGPSMVRAAAKNHPSVAVVVDPARYGEALDAVNSGGFTLSARQRLAAAAFQHTAEYDVAVASWMSSQFPDDPDQPWPSWTGDTWTRAAVLRYGENPHQYAALYKGRRQGLAGAEQLHGKEMSYNNYVDTDAAVRAVYDFVIPCVAIIKHTNPCGIAVAWDIAEAHRLANACDPVSAFGGVIASNRAITLEMAEQIAEVFTEVVCAPEFEPDALELLRSKKNLRLLQLPFPPRDGLEFRPISGGVLVQTWDRLDGEGDGPSEWQIVIGKPSDQDTMADLEFAWRAVRAVKSNAILLAHDGATVGIGMGQVNRVDSARLAVSRAGDRAVGSVAASDAFFPFPDGLQVLVDAGVKAVVQPGGSVRDEEVIEAAKKAGITMYFTGTRHFAH
- a CDS encoding AraC family transcriptional regulator; the protein is MTSPVQPTPLLAALERLRLDGAIFFRAEFTESWALHSPVRDMTGVIRPGADRLILFHIVAAGRCWVEVEGGERHWAGRGDVIVLPYGDDYVMGGVGPAERVPLVTLMARPPWETMPVLVHGAGGARTDVVCGYLYSEDPLFDPNLRAFPPAFVVTLPDGPAKTWVRAGIELALATTGRTLPSDPVSTRLPELLLIEVLRVHLADAPATDHGWVAALRDPVLAPAMAALHAHPEQKWTVADLAAAVTVSRSVLDERFRTVLGRSPIKYLTEWRMHVAQDLLTATDLSVAAVGRRVGYDSEEAFSRAFKRARGSAPGAWRLRARAGVSSPAPPR